The Agromyces sp. G08B096 DNA window GTCGGCGAGCGCGGCAGTCGGCTCGTCCATCTGGATGACCCGGGCGTCGGTCGAGAGTCCCTTCACGATCTCGACGATCTGCTGTTCGGCGACGGTGAGGGTGCGTACCGGGGCATCCGCGTCGATGAAGTCGATGCCGAGGTCTTCGAGCAGCTCGCGCGTGCGCCGCACCATGCCGGCGCGGTCGACGAACCCGCCCTTGCGTGGCTCACGGCCGAGGAAGACGTTCTGGGCGACGCTGCGCTCGGGCAGCAGGTTGAACTCCTGGAAGACGGTGGCCACGCCGGCGTTCGCCGCCTCGACTGGGTGCCGGAAGACGACGGGCTCGCCGCCGAGGCGCACCGTGCCGGCGTCTCGCTCGTAGACGCCCGCGAGGATCTTCATGAACGTCGACTTGCCGGCGCCGTTCTCGCCGACGAGGCCGTGCACCTCGCCGGCGCGGAGCGCGAGGCCGACGCCGCGGAGCACGGGCACGCCGAAGAACGACTTCTCGAGCCCGTCGGCGACGAGGACGGGGGCGCCGGTTGCGACCGTGCCGGCGGCCGGAGTGGGCATCGCGCCGCTCATGCCGCGACCTCCGTCCACTCGCCGGATGCCGCGGATCGCAGCACCGCCTCCGTCACGCGCACGGCGCGGACGCCGTCGGCGAAGGTGGGCAGCCCGTCTGGGCGCTCGCCCGCGATGGCGGCGTAGGCGTCGGCGACGAAGGCATTGAAGGCGTCCTGGTAGCCCATCGGATGCCCCGCCGGGACGATGGACAGCCGGGCGGCGTCGGGCGAGAGCCGCGCAGCGTCGCGTTCGAGCAGGCGCGAGTCGCTCGTGCGGCCGACCCAGAGCCGCTCGGGCCGCTCCTGCTCGAACCGGACGCTCGCGGCGGTGCCGCCCAATTCCACGACGAGCCCGTTCTTGTGCCCGGGGGCGACCTGGGAGACGAGCAGGGTGCCGACCGCGCCGCCGGAGAGCTCGACGACCACCGCGACGAGGTCTTCGGTGGCGATGTCGGTGTTCGTGGCGCGCGCGCCGTACACGGTGCGGGTCACGGCGTTCAGCCGGGTCACCCGCTCCCCGGCGGTGAACTCGAGCAGGTCGACGAGGTGGCTGCCGATGTCGGCGAACGCTCGCGACGGGCCCCCGAGCGCACGGTCGACGCGCCAGTCGTCGTCGTTCGGCGTCGCGAGCCAGTCTTGGAGGTACGCGCCCTGAACCGAGACGAGGCGGCCGGTCTCGCCGCTCGCGACGAGGGCGCGGGCCTCGCGCGCCATGGGGTGGAAGCGGTACACGAAGGGGACGGCGGCGACGAGCCCGCGCTCCGCCGCGAGATCGGCGAGCTCAGCAGCGGTGGCCGCGTCGGTCGCGAGCGGCTTCTCGCAGATCACGTGCTTGCCGGCCTCGAGCGCCGCGCGGACGATGTCGGCGTGCGTCGCGTTCGGCGTGCACACGTGCACGACGTCGAGGTCGGCATCGGCATCGGCGAGCAGGTCGTCGAGCGAGTCGAAGCCCCGCGCGAGACCCAGCCGCTCGGCGGCGTCGCGCGAGCGGGATGGCGAGGATGACGCGCCCCCGGCGAGTGCGGCGCCGACCGCGCGAGCCGCCCGGGAGTGCACGGCGGCCATGAAGCCGCCCCCGACGAAGCCGGCCCTGATCGTGCGGGCCGGGGCGGTGACATCCGTTGTCATGCGGACATGCTGACACAGCTCCGGCATCTTTTGCCAGTCTTTGATCAAAAGTCGCCTGCGTCGTGACAGTCCTGTGATCAACGCTCAGACGAAGACGGTGTGCTTTACTCGGGTGCATGGTCGACATCAGCCGCGGATCGGCACTCGGCGTCTCGGGTGCGAGCGAGCTGTTCCAGCTCCTCCGCGACGGTGTGCCGCGCACGCGTGCCTCGCTCGCGCAGTCGACCGGGCTCGCCCGTTCCACCATCGCCGCGCGCGTCGACGAGCTCATGCGACTCGGGCTCGTGACGCCCGTGGCCGACGCGGCCTCCACGGGCGGTCGTCCACCGTCGCAGTTCGCGCTGAACCCAGAGGCGCGCGTCGTCCTCGCCGCCGACCTCGGCGCCTCGCACGCCACCATCGCCGTCACCGACCTCGCCGGCACGGTGCTCGCCCAGCACGGCGAGCGCCTCGACATCTCCGACGGCCCGGAAGCCGTGCTCGGCTGGATGGTCGAGACCGGCCACCAGCTCATCGACCGCCTCGGCCGCGACCGCCACGACCTCGCCGCCATCGGCATCGGCGTCCCCGGCCCGGTCGAACACGACACCGGCCGCCCCGTGAACCCGCCGATCATGCCCGGCTGGGACCGCTTCGACGTGCCCGGCTGGGTGCAGCAGCACCTCGAGGTGCCCGTGCTCGTCGACAACGACGTGAACATCATGGCGCTCGGCGAGCGCGCGCTGGCCTGGCCCGCCGTCGAGCACCTCGTCTTCGTGAAGGTCGCCACCGGCATCGGCTCGGGCATCATCTCGGGCGGGCTCCTCCAGCGCGGCGCGCAGGGCATCGCCGGCGACATCGGGCACGTGCGCGTCGCGCGCGGCGCCGACGTCCCGTGCCACTGCGGCAACCGCGGATGCCTCGAAGCGCTCGCCTCCGGGCCCGCGATCGCCAGGGCGCTCCGCGAGCAGGGCGTGGCCGCGAACTCCGGCGGCGACGTCGTCGACCTCGTCAAACGCGGCGACCTCGACGCCATCCAGGCCGTCCGCCAGGCCGGCCGCGACATCGGCGAGGTGCTCACCGCCTGTGTGAGCCTCGTGAACCCGTCGGTCATCGCGATCGGCGGTTCGATGGCGCGCGCGGGCGAGCACCTCATCGCGGGCGTCCGCGAGGTCGTGTACACCCGGTCGATGCCGCTCGCGACCGAGCACCTCGCGATCGTGCAGTCGGCCGCCGCCGAGAACGCCGCCGTGCTCGGCGCGAGCATGCTCGCCATCCATCACGCGCTCTCCCCCGAGGGCATCGACCAGCTCGCCGCCCGGTGACAGCGAGCGCCCTGCGCACGCCGCGGCCCGGCGAGGCGCGGCGGGCTCCTGACGGCCCCCGGCGGTACGCTCGTGGGGTGACCGACCAGCCCTTCGCGCTCTTCGAGCTCGAGGACTACGCGCCCCCGGCTCGAGCGCCGGTCCGGGCCGAGCGCGCCCCGCTCCCGCACGAGCGACGCGTCGTCGCCGACTCGGGCGACCGCGTCGCCTGGCTGCGGGCCCGCTCGCGCGGGGTCACCGCGACGGATGCCGCGAAGCTGTCGAGCCGGCAGGCCGTGCGCTCGGCGGCGTGGGAGAAGCTGCACGGCTCCGGCGGCCGCAGCTTCGGCGGCAGCCGGTACACCGACCACGGCCGCGAGCGCGAGCCGGTCATCGCCGAGTGGGTGCGTCGCGAGCACGGCATCGCGCCGTCGAGCCTGCTCTTCCACGCGGAGTCCGATCGCCGCCACCTCGCCACCCCCGACGGCCTCGCCGTCCGCGGCAGCAGCGTCGAGCTGTGCGAGATCAAGACGACCACGAGGCCGTGGCGGGGCATCCCTCGCGGGTATCTGCGACAGGTGTGGTGGCAGCAGTACGTGCTGGGCGCCGAGCGCACCCTCGTCGTCTGGGAGCAGCACGACGGCTTCGTGCCCATCGGCGAGCCGCAGTGCCGGTGGGTCGACCGCGACGACGACCAGATCCAGATCCTCCTCGGCCTCGCCGACGAGCTGCTCGCCCTCATCGCCCCGTCCGCGCCGCCGCTCACCGCACCCGACGGGCGCGATCGCACGTTCTACCGGCCGGGTCCGCTCGCGTGACCACGCTGCTGCTGCACGGACTCGGCGCCGACCGGCGGCAGCCGCTGAAGCTCTTCAGTCCCGTGCTCGCGGCGATCGACGGCGCCGACGGCCCGGTGGTGGCGATCGACGTGCGCGCCCACGGCACGTTCCACGAGGTCGGCACGCCCGCGGACTTCGCGCTCGATCGGCTCGCCGCCGAGGCCGCGGCGGCGACCGTCGCCGAGGTGCCACGGCTCATCCAGGCCGAAGACGCTCCCGACGACGCGGCCCTCGGGCCGGCGCCGCTCACCGTCATCGGCATCTCCATGGGCGCCGCGATCGCCCTCCGCCTCGCCCTCGACGGCCTGCTGCCGGTCGACCGGGCGGTGTTCGTCCGCCCCTCGTTCGACGACCGCTCGCTGCCGCCGAACCTCAGGGCATTCCCCGTGATCGGCGAGCGCCTCCACGATGCGGGTGCCGACGGGGCCGCCGAGTTCCGCGAGACGAACCTCTACCACGAGGTCGAACGCGTCTCGCCGGCCGGCGCGGCGGGACTGCTCGCCCAGTTCACGGCGCCGCTCGCCGAGGAGCGGGCGATGCGGCTCGTCGAGGTCCCCCGGAATCGCGCCTTCTCCGACGACGCCGAGCTCGCAGGGCTCGCGGGGCGAGGCATCCGATCGCTCGTCGTCGGCGCGCCCCGCGACCCGGTGCATCCGCTCGCCACCGCCGAACGGTGGGCGGGCGCGCTCGGCGTACCGCTCGAGACGGTGCCGGCCCGCGACGACGGGCTCGCCGCGCAGACCGCCGCCATGCGCGATGCCGTCGGCCGCTGGCTCGCCCTCACAGCCCGCGCGTGACGAGCCGGTCGAGCACGGAGCCGGCGGGCACGGCCTCGGGATCGTACTTGTAGCTGAGCTTCTGCACGAGTGCGGTCTCGAGGATGAGCCGGACCTCGTCGGCGTCGTACGGCCGCAGCATCGCCAGCTGCAGCAGATGGCTCGGGATGGTCGAGACCTTCGGCATCCGGCGGGCGATGCGGCGCGCGTCGGGGTCGAGCGTCCGGAGCGCCTCGAAGATCCGGTGGTAGAGGAAGTAGTCGGGCAGGTCGCCGCGCTCGCGCCACCACCGCTCGAGCGCGGCGCGCTGCAGCGCGATGAGCGGGTTGCCGCGCCGCGCGGCGATGAACCAGTTCGACACCTCGTTGCCGGGCCAGCGGAGGTACAGGGCGCCGGCATCGAGCAGCGGCGCGACGCGGTCGGCGAGCGGCTCGGGGGCGAAGGCCGTCGCATCGACCCAGATGCCGCCGTAGCGCTCGAGCAGCGTCACGCGGATGAGGTCGGAGCGCTGCGCCGGATGATCGGCGAGCGCGGCGGCGGCCTCCGGAGCGATGGGGGCGACCTCGTCGACCGTCGTCGCATCGAGGATGCAGGCGTCGGGGTGCACGCGTTCCAGCTGGTCGAGGCAGGCGCGCACGAGCGGCGGCGCCTCGTCCCGCGGGCCGTCCCAGTAGCTCCACACGGGCAGGGGCTCCGCGTCGAGGCCGGGCGTCGCCGGGTCGAGCATCGTGGCCGAGGCATCCGCGCGCAGCTCCTCGATCGAGGACGCGACGAACTGCTGGGCGTCGAGTCTCGCGCGAGCCGACGCGATCGGATCGATGGTCGGCGCGTAGTACCGCTTCGCCCGCCGCACCTGCGCGACCAGGCGCGAGACGAGGTCGTCCGCGGTCACGACTCCACGGCGGCGCGGGCCGGCGCGCCGGGGACCGGCAGCCGGCTCAGTGCGACGAAGGCAGATCCGACGAGCAGGATGAACGCCGCGATGGCGATGACGTACACCGCGACCCCGCCGTACCCGGCCTCCTGCGCGGGGTTCAGGAACGGGTACGGGTACCAGCCGATGAGGGCGCCGCGGATGAGCGAATAGCCGGCCCAGGCGACGGGGAACGCGGCGATCAGCCAGAACCGGTTCCAGGGGACGCGGTTGCGGCCGGGAGCGAGGAGCCAGTCGAGGACGACGAGGATCGGCCCCCAGACATGCAGGATCTCGTTCGACCACGGCACCGTCGTCGCCTGGTCGAGCGAGATCTCCCGCAGCAGCAGGTTGTACACGACGAGCGTCGTCGCCATGTACGTCGCCGCGCAGACCCGGACGATCGTGAACCAGTCGGGCTCGACGGCGCGCGTGAACGAGAACCAGGCGCCGACCAGCAGCGTGAGCGCCGCCAGCGCATTCGAGAGGATCGTGAAGAAGCTGAAGAAGTTCACGACGAACGCGGCCCGGTCGGGCACCATCGACCAGCTGACGACGAACTGCCCGACGATCGCGACGACGATGAGCACTGCAGCGGCGACGCGAAGCACTCCGGCGACCTGACGCACGTGGACCCCCTCCCCGCCGCCCCGTGGCGGCGCTGACCGCAGCATATCGGCGGTCGGCTCGGCCGGGCGATGCTCAGCCCGGCACGCCGGCCAGCAGCGCGGTGCCGAGCTCAGAACGCAGATAGAGCACGCTGCGGCCATACCTCGTCGAGGTGAGCAGGCCCGCGTCGCGCAGCACGCGCAAGTGCTGGTTCACGGCCGAGGGCGTCACCCCGAACCGTACGGCGAGCTCGGTCGACGAGGCGGGTTCGCCGAGAGCGGCGACGAGCCCCGCCCTGGTGTCGCCCAGCACCGCCGCGACCGCGGCCGGGTTCGGCGTACGCTCGGCCTCCCAGAGCGCACCCTGCCCGCGCGCCGGGTACAGGATCATCGGCGGCCCATCGCCCACCGGCGCGGAACCGCGTCGCGTGAACATCGTGGGCAGGAGCGTGAGCCCCTCGCCACCGACAGGCCGCAGCCGGGGCGTCGGATCGGCGAGCCGGATGCTCAGCACGCCGTGCTCGTAGACCACCCGCGAGGTCAGGCCGTTCAGCATCTCGGAGAGTCCGGACAGGGCGACCTGCCGCCCCCGGTAGACGATGTCGGCCTCGAGCACCGCGCGCATGCGCGGCCAGTACGGCTCGAAGCACGTGGCCCACAGGCTCCGGAGCGCCGTGACGATGCGCTCCAGCGCACGGTCGGTCGGGCCCTGCAGCACGTCGGGGACGCGGCCGTGCACGCCCTCGAGGTCGGCCCGGAACCGGTCGGGCGAGGTGGCGAGGAGACCCGCGAACTCGTCGTCGATGCGGGTGAGCGGCGAGGAGGGTCGCGGGTTCAGGAAGTCGGGCGTCCAGCCGCGGTGGTCGATGAGGGCCATCAGCACCTCGAGGTCGAGACGCTCGCGCGCGGCCTCGGTGCGGCGGAGCCAGCCGAGCTGGAGCGGGAACCGCGACGGGTCGGCGATGGCGCGGAGCGAGAGGCCCAGCTCGGTCAGCGGCGAGATGCCGAAACGGACGGCGCCGACGTCGTCCTCGGTGAGCAGGTACTGCAACATGTAGCACAACGCTACATCGATTCTGAACGACCTCCGACTCTGACAGAAACGAAGCGTGACCACCCGCACCGCCCCCGCCGATCCCTCCCCCGACACCGGGTCGGTTCCCGCCCCCCGCCCCACGCTCGCCGCCCGAGTCGCGGCATCCGTCGCCGACCCGGTGCTGCGCATCCTCGTCACGGCGACCCTCATCAGCCGCGTCGGCCGGGGCATCTTCCTCACGGTCACGGTGCTCTACTTCACGCTCATCGTCGGCCTGCCCGCCCACGAGGTCGCGATCGTGCTGTCGGCCTCGAGCGCGGTCGGCATCGTCGCCTCGCTCGCGGGCGGCTGGCTCTCCGACCGCTGGAGCGCCAGGCGGCTGCTGCTGATCTTCACCGCGCTCGAAGGCCTCGGCCTGCTCGGGTACGCACTCGCGGACGACTTTGCGGCGGCCCTCATCGTGGGCATGGTCGTCGGCGGCTTCGGACAGGCGGCGAACTCCGGTCGTATGGCGATCATCGCGCGCGCCTTCGAGGGCGAGCCGCGGGTGCAGGCGCGCGCCGTGCTCCGCACCGTGACGAACGCCGCCATCGCCGTGGGCAGCGGCATCGGCGCGATCGCGCTCGCGATCGGCACCGCCGAGGCGTACCGGATCCTCCTCGTCCTCGCGGGCCTCGCCTACCTCGCTGGCCTGCTCCGTCTCGTTCGGCTGCCCAAATCGGTCGACGCCGTGCCGCCGCGCGAGCACGAGCCCGTGCTCACCGCCACCGGGTCGACCGACGTGCTCGCGACGAAGCGGCAGGCCAGGCGCACGCTGCGCGCCCACTCCCCGTGGCGGGACCCGCGCTACCTGCTGCTGACGCTCTGCAGCGCCGTCTTCGGCATGCAGTTCGGGGTCGGCGAGCTCGCCGTGCCGCTGTGGATCGCGCAGGACACCGCGGCGCCGGAGGTCCTCGTCTCCGTCGTGCTCATCCTCAACACGGTCGTCGTGATCCTCTTCCAGGTGCCCCTGTCGCGCGGCACGCACGACCCGCGGCGCGCCGGGCGGGTCTCGGCGATCGCGGCCTGGCTGATGGCGGCCGCCTGCCTCGTGTACGCCGCGGCCGCCGGACTGCCCGCCTGGGTCGCCGCCGTCGTGATCGTCAGCGCCGCCCTCGCCCACGCGTTCGCCGAGGTGCTCTCGCAGGCCGGCGGCTGGGGCCTCAGCTTCGAGCTCGCCGACCCCGTCCAGGCGGGCACCTACCAGGGCGTCTTCGGTATGGGGTACTCGGTCGGCGCGATGTGCGCACCGCTCGTGGTCGCGGCCACGACGGAGCAGCTCGGGGGCGCCGGGTGGGGCATCCTCGCGGTGGTGTTCCTCGTCTCGGGGCTCGGCACCTGGGCGATCGCCCGGTGGTCCGCGCGGACGGCGGCGGCCGCGGCCTGATCGGAGCCCGCCAGCGGGTCAGCGGACGGACGGCGTACGTCAGCTCGCGACGAGCAGGGACACGGCCAGCACCGCGCCGCCGAGGCCGACGACCACGGCGGCCGCGAGCCCGCCCAGCGCGAGAACGGCCGTGCGCCGCGAACGACGCTGCACCGACGGGAGCACCCGGTCGGCCGGTCGGGCCGCGGGCGGGCCGGCCGGGGCGACCTCCGGTGCCGGCGACGCCGCCGGCAGCTGCCGCGGACGGTAGAACTCGACGGCACCCGCGCCGGCGCCGGGCACCGAGCGGCGGAGGTCGATGGGGTCCAGGCGCAGCTGGTCGGCCGCACGACGGCCGGCCGGGCGTCGGCGCCGGACCTGGGTGACGGCGTGGGCCGACTCGTCGGCGGCATCGGCACCGTCCGGCGTCGCACCTGCGCCGGTCGGGGCCGACGGCGACCGGCGGGCGACGACCAGGGTCGCGTCCTCGGGATCGTGGAGCGCGCCGTCGCCCGGGGCGTCGCCGCCGTGCTCGCCGACGCCCGCGCCGTCGGCCGGTCGCGCCTCGGCACCTCCGCGGCGGCGGTCGACCACGACGGTCGCGTCATTCGCCGAACGGTCGACGACGACCGTGTCATCCGCGGATGCCTCGAAATCGGAAGCCTCAAGAGCGGATGCCGCGCGGTCGGACGCCCCGCGGTCCACGACCACCGTGTCGTCCACGGATGCCTCGGCCCCGTCTCCCGGCGGCCGTCGGTCGACGACGACCGTCTCGTCGATGAGTTCGTCGTCGACGAGCTCGTCATCGCCCCGCAGCGTCATCGCACGACCCGGACGGGCAGCGTCGTGGCGTCGATCGTGGACTCCGTCGACGGGGCACCGAGCCGCTCGCCCGTCGGCTCCTCGCCGACCGCCGGGCTCCCGCCCGCGACGACGTCGATCACGACGACGGTCACGTTGTCGCGCCCGCCCGCGTCGAGCGCCCGCTTGACGAGCGCATCGGCGGCGGACTCGGCCCGCCCGGTCATGGTCAGGGTGGCCCGGATCGCCTCGTCGGACACTTCCCCGGTGAGCCCGTCGGAGCAGATGAGCAGGCGCTCCCCGGTCGTCACGGGCAGCAGCCAGCTGTCGGCGGCGCTGTCGGCGGCGCCGATCGCCCGCGTGATGACATTGCGCTGCGCGAAGTCGCGCAGCTGGTCGGGCCGGAGCGACCCTCCGTCGACGAGCTCCTGGCCGAGGCTGTGGTCGACCGTGATCTGCTGCAAGTCGGTGCCGAGCTGCCGGTACACGCGCGAGTCGCCGACGTTGAAGACGAGCCAGCAGGGCAGTCCCTCGTGCTCGATCAGGGCGACGCCCGCGACCGTCGACCCGGCCCCGCGCGCGGTGCTCGCCGCGAGCCGGGACACCTCCGTGTCGGCGAGGGCGAGCGCCGTGCGCACCGCGTCGATGCTCGTGCGTGGCCCCTCCGGCACCTTGGAGCGGAAGGCGGCGACCACGGCTACACTCGCCCGATCGCCGGCGTCGTGACCGCCCATCCCGTCGGCGACGACGAACGCCGGGGCGACCGCCAGGTAGGAGTCCTCG harbors:
- a CDS encoding helix-turn-helix domain-containing protein encodes the protein MLQYLLTEDDVGAVRFGISPLTELGLSLRAIADPSRFPLQLGWLRRTEAARERLDLEVLMALIDHRGWTPDFLNPRPSSPLTRIDDEFAGLLATSPDRFRADLEGVHGRVPDVLQGPTDRALERIVTALRSLWATCFEPYWPRMRAVLEADIVYRGRQVALSGLSEMLNGLTSRVVYEHGVLSIRLADPTPRLRPVGGEGLTLLPTMFTRRGSAPVGDGPPMILYPARGQGALWEAERTPNPAAVAAVLGDTRAGLVAALGEPASSTELAVRFGVTPSAVNQHLRVLRDAGLLTSTRYGRSVLYLRSELGTALLAGVPG
- a CDS encoding alpha/beta fold hydrolase: MTTLLLHGLGADRRQPLKLFSPVLAAIDGADGPVVAIDVRAHGTFHEVGTPADFALDRLAAEAAAATVAEVPRLIQAEDAPDDAALGPAPLTVIGISMGAAIALRLALDGLLPVDRAVFVRPSFDDRSLPPNLRAFPVIGERLHDAGADGAAEFRETNLYHEVERVSPAGAAGLLAQFTAPLAEERAMRLVEVPRNRAFSDDAELAGLAGRGIRSLVVGAPRDPVHPLATAERWAGALGVPLETVPARDDGLAAQTAAMRDAVGRWLALTARA
- a CDS encoding MFS transporter — translated: MTTRTAPADPSPDTGSVPAPRPTLAARVAASVADPVLRILVTATLISRVGRGIFLTVTVLYFTLIVGLPAHEVAIVLSASSAVGIVASLAGGWLSDRWSARRLLLIFTALEGLGLLGYALADDFAAALIVGMVVGGFGQAANSGRMAIIARAFEGEPRVQARAVLRTVTNAAIAVGSGIGAIALAIGTAEAYRILLVLAGLAYLAGLLRLVRLPKSVDAVPPREHEPVLTATGSTDVLATKRQARRTLRAHSPWRDPRYLLLTLCSAVFGMQFGVGELAVPLWIAQDTAAPEVLVSVVLILNTVVVILFQVPLSRGTHDPRRAGRVSAIAAWLMAAACLVYAAAAGLPAWVAAVVIVSAALAHAFAEVLSQAGGWGLSFELADPVQAGTYQGVFGMGYSVGAMCAPLVVAATTEQLGGAGWGILAVVFLVSGLGTWAIARWSARTAAAAA
- a CDS encoding Pr6Pr family membrane protein; the encoded protein is MRQVAGVLRVAAAVLIVVAIVGQFVVSWSMVPDRAAFVVNFFSFFTILSNALAALTLLVGAWFSFTRAVEPDWFTIVRVCAATYMATTLVVYNLLLREISLDQATTVPWSNEILHVWGPILVVLDWLLAPGRNRVPWNRFWLIAAFPVAWAGYSLIRGALIGWYPYPFLNPAQEAGYGGVAVYVIAIAAFILLVGSAFVALSRLPVPGAPARAAVES
- a CDS encoding YqaJ viral recombinase family protein gives rise to the protein MRARSRGVTATDAAKLSSRQAVRSAAWEKLHGSGGRSFGGSRYTDHGREREPVIAEWVRREHGIAPSSLLFHAESDRRHLATPDGLAVRGSSVELCEIKTTTRPWRGIPRGYLRQVWWQQYVLGAERTLVVWEQHDGFVPIGEPQCRWVDRDDDQIQILLGLADELLALIAPSAPPLTAPDGRDRTFYRPGPLA
- a CDS encoding Gfo/Idh/MocA family oxidoreductase gives rise to the protein MTTDVTAPARTIRAGFVGGGFMAAVHSRAARAVGAALAGGASSSPSRSRDAAERLGLARGFDSLDDLLADADADLDVVHVCTPNATHADIVRAALEAGKHVICEKPLATDAATAAELADLAAERGLVAAVPFVYRFHPMAREARALVASGETGRLVSVQGAYLQDWLATPNDDDWRVDRALGGPSRAFADIGSHLVDLLEFTAGERVTRLNAVTRTVYGARATNTDIATEDLVAVVVELSGGAVGTLLVSQVAPGHKNGLVVELGGTAASVRFEQERPERLWVGRTSDSRLLERDAARLSPDAARLSIVPAGHPMGYQDAFNAFVADAYAAIAGERPDGLPTFADGVRAVRVTEAVLRSAASGEWTEVAA
- a CDS encoding protein phosphatase 2C domain-containing protein encodes the protein MSEASAVPVTLAVGARTDTGRKRAGNEDSYLAVAPAFVVADGMGGHDAGDRASVAVVAAFRSKVPEGPRTSIDAVRTALALADTEVSRLAASTARGAGSTVAGVALIEHEGLPCWLVFNVGDSRVYRQLGTDLQQITVDHSLGQELVDGGSLRPDQLRDFAQRNVITRAIGAADSAADSWLLPVTTGERLLICSDGLTGEVSDEAIRATLTMTGRAESAADALVKRALDAGGRDNVTVVVIDVVAGGSPAVGEEPTGERLGAPSTESTIDATTLPVRVVR
- a CDS encoding ROK family transcriptional regulator, which translates into the protein MVDISRGSALGVSGASELFQLLRDGVPRTRASLAQSTGLARSTIAARVDELMRLGLVTPVADAASTGGRPPSQFALNPEARVVLAADLGASHATIAVTDLAGTVLAQHGERLDISDGPEAVLGWMVETGHQLIDRLGRDRHDLAAIGIGVPGPVEHDTGRPVNPPIMPGWDRFDVPGWVQQHLEVPVLVDNDVNIMALGERALAWPAVEHLVFVKVATGIGSGIISGGLLQRGAQGIAGDIGHVRVARGADVPCHCGNRGCLEALASGPAIARALREQGVAANSGGDVVDLVKRGDLDAIQAVRQAGRDIGEVLTACVSLVNPSVIAIGGSMARAGEHLIAGVREVVYTRSMPLATEHLAIVQSAAAENAAVLGASMLAIHHALSPEGIDQLAAR
- a CDS encoding capsular polysaccharide synthesis protein, which encodes MTADDLVSRLVAQVRRAKRYYAPTIDPIASARARLDAQQFVASSIEELRADASATMLDPATPGLDAEPLPVWSYWDGPRDEAPPLVRACLDQLERVHPDACILDATTVDEVAPIAPEAAAALADHPAQRSDLIRVTLLERYGGIWVDATAFAPEPLADRVAPLLDAGALYLRWPGNEVSNWFIAARRGNPLIALQRAALERWWRERGDLPDYFLYHRIFEALRTLDPDARRIARRMPKVSTIPSHLLQLAMLRPYDADEVRLILETALVQKLSYKYDPEAVPAGSVLDRLVTRGL